The Chiroxiphia lanceolata isolate bChiLan1 chromosome 24, bChiLan1.pri, whole genome shotgun sequence genome has a segment encoding these proteins:
- the GRHL3 gene encoding grainyhead-like protein 3 homolog → MKNDTMNFQKFPYTNEDEAWKTYLENPLTAATKAMMRVNGDDDSVAALSLLYDYYMVPKEKRILPAGMMGRNELGKRHCHGMDYDPEIASFDGSAHLMKLLSENVSMTQEYCEPQKKNGLSLEGIPPPPPPHKPALLPPGTSKLEATPDNYLVPAGDVYDNSSLNSLFESLPMAPAQQRWQPDSTFKEDPQESLLFSDILKPQPEPPCPESYSTDGVKSDFEYTLGSPKAIHIKSGDSPMAYLNKGQFYPITLRTAGDSKCLHLSSNKVKSVVMIVFDNEKIPTEQLKFWKHWHSRQPTAKQRVIDVADCKENFNTVQNIEELAYNALSFVWNIHEEAKVFIGVNCLSTDFSSQKGVKGVPLNLQIDTYDCGGGGSQLVHRAVCQIKIFCDKGAERKMRDDERKQFRRKGKCLDSNNNGLKGCLLSGFRGNEITFLRPETDLETQPVLFIPNVHFSSLQRCGTGLPPAAPNAANRLPLKRSGASFTDEFDPVPPKQTKEEDPQRVLLYVRRESEEVFDALMLKTPDLQGLRTAISEKYGLPEESIYKVYKKCKRGILVNMDNNIIQHYSNHMAFLLDVVEAENKFQVILKEL, encoded by the exons ATGAAGAATGACACCATGAACTTCCAGAAATTCCCCTACACCAATGAAGATGAAGCCTGGAAAACCTACCTGGAGAACCCCTTGACTGCAGCCACCAAGGCCATGATGAGGGTGAACGGGGACGACGACAGCGTGGCCGCCCTGAGCCTCCTCTACGACTACTACATG GTCCCAAAGGAGAAGAGGATTCTTCCAGCTGGAATGATGGGACGCAACGAACTAGGAAAGAG GCACTGCCACGGGATGGACTACGACCCGGAGATCGCCTCCTTCGACGGCTCAGCCCATCTCATGAAGCTCCTGTCTGAGAACGTTTCCATGACCCAGGAGTACTGTGAGCCACAGAAGAAGAATGGTTTGAGTCTCGAAggcatccctcctcctcctccccctcacaagccagccctgctccctccaggCACCAGCAAGCTGGAGGCCACCCCAGACAACTACCTGGTCCCTGCTGGGGACGTGTACGACAACAGCTCGTTGAACTCCCTCTTCGAGAGCCTCCCCATGGCCCCGGCGCAGCAGCGGTGGCAGCCAGACAGCACCTTCAAAGAGGACCCCCAGGAG TCGCTGCTCTTCAGTGACATCCTCAAGCCGCAGCCGGAGCCGCCCTGCCCCGAGAGTTACAGCACGGACGGTGTGAAGAG TGACTTTGAATACACGCTGGGGTCACCCAAAGCCATTCACATCAAGTCTGGGGACTCTCCCATGGCCTACCTCAACAAAGGACAGTTCTACCCCATCACTCTGCGGACAGCAGGAGACAGCAAATGTTTACACTTGTCCTCAAATAAAGTGAAG AGCGTGGTGATGATTGTTTTTGACAACGAGAAGATCCCCACGGAGCAGCTCAAGTTCTGGAAGCACTGGCACTCCCGCCAGCCCACGGCCAAGCAGAGGGTCATCGACGTGG CTGACTGCAAGGAGAACTTCAACACGGTGCAGAACATCGAGGAGTTGGCCTACAACGCCCTGTCCTTCGTGTGGAACATCCACGAGGAGGCAAAG GTGTTTATTGGGGTGAACTGCCTGAGCACAGACTTCTCCTCCCAGAAGGGGGTGAAGGGTGTCCCCCTGAACCTGCAGATCGACACGTACGactgcggcggcggcggcagccaGCTCGTGCACCGCGCCGTCTGCCAGATCAAGATCTTCTGTGACAAG ggagcagagaggaaaatgcGGGATGatgaaaggaaacagttcagaaggaaaggaaaatgcctGGACTCCAACAACAATG GTCTGAAAGGCTGTTTGCTCTCTGGCTTCAGAGGGAACGAGATCACGTTCCTGCGGCCGGAGACCGACCTGGAAACGCAGCCGGTCCTGTTCATCCCCAACGTCCACTTCTCCAGCCTGCAGAGGTGTGGCACG gggctccctcctgctgctcccaacGCTGCAAACAG GCTGCCCCTAAAACGCAGCGGCGCCTCCTTCACGGACGAGTTCGACCCGGTTCCTCCGAAGCAAACCAAGGAAGAGGATCCCCAGAGAG tCCTGCTGTACGTGCGCAGGGAGTCGGAGGAAGTGTTTGATGCTCTCATGTTGAAGACACCAGATCTCCAGGGCCTCAGGACAGCT atttcagaaaaatatgggCTTCCTGAAGAAAGCATTTATAAAGTctacaaaaaatgcaaaagagg GATCCTGGTGAACATGGACAACAACATCATCCAGCACTACAGCAACCACATGGCCTTTCTGCTGGACGTGGTGGAAGCAGAGAACAAGTTCCAGGTCATCCTCAAGGAGCTCTAA